The DNA region TTACTGACACGGTGGGTTTCATTCAAAAATTACCGCATCAATTAGTGGCAGCGTTTCGGGCCACTTTAGAAGAAGTTTTGTGGGCTGATTTATTGGTTCATGTGGTTGATGTTAGCCATCCGCTTTACAAAGAACAGATTGCATCAGTGAACGCAGTGCTTGAGGAAATTGGTGTGACCGATAAAAAGTCAATTATAGTTTATAATAAAATTGATTTAATAACTGACACAGGCGTACTACAAGAATTAGTTAAACAAGAAAATACTTTATTAATTTCTGCTAAAGCGGCCGCAGGGTTTGTAGAATTAAAGCAACTAATTGCTAATAATTTAAACATGTTATTTAAAAAAGTTTCGTTATTAGTTCCCTACACTGAAACAGCTATTGTGTCAAAAATACATGATCTAGCCGAAGTTCTCAGTATAGAATATTTAGAGCAAGGCGTGGCCTTGACAGTTAGTATTGCCGAAGAAAAGCTCCCACAAGTAAGAAATTATTTGGTGCAGACTTAATAAACAAAGATAATCAAAGAAAATGGTGATGATTTGGAAACTATTATAAAAAATGCCCAAGTACAAGTAGGTAAGTATGCAGCAACTTTAGAAGATATCAGTATGTTTAATACAGCAAAAGTTTTAGCGGCCTTTAAAAAATATAAAGTGGCAGACTATTATTTTAAAGCAACTACGGGATATGCTTACTCTGATGCGGGTAGAGAAAACTTAGATTTGATTTATGCGGAAATTTTTGGGGCTGAAGCGGCACTAGTTAGAACCCAGTTTGTTTCAGGTACACACGCTTTAGCAGTTGCTTTATTGGGGGTTTTGCAAGCTGGTGATGAGTTGATTTCGGCAACAGGAACTCCTTATGATACAATGCAGACTGTTATTGGTTATAAAAAGGACATTCCGGGTTCGCTTGTGTCTCTAGGAATTACATATAAGCAGGTTGAGATGCACGATACTGGTGTGGATTTGGAGGCTTTAGGTAAAGCAATTACGCCTAAAACAAAATTGATTTTAATCCAACGTTCGCGTGGGTATTCGGCTCGCCCTAGTTTAACAGTAGCAAAGATTGAGGAAATTTGTACTTTTGTTAAAACAATAAATCCTGAGATAATATGTTTTGTGGATAATTGTTATGGTGAATTTACAGAAAAACTAGAACCAACACAGGTGGGGGCAGATCTTATTGCTGGCTCTTTGATAAAAAATGCCGGCGGAGGATTGGCTCCTACTGGTGGTTATATTATAGGTAAAAGTAAATTGGTGGAACTGGCCTCTTATCGTTTGACAGCACCAGGATTAGGAGCAGAGATGGGGGCAAGTTTAGGTGATAGTACCAGGCTTTTATACCAAGGTTTATTTTTAGCGCCGCATGTAGTTATGCAAGCTATTAAGGGCGCTGTTTTTGCTGCCGAAGTTTTTCTAAACCTAGGTTATGAAGTATATCCTTTACCGGAAGAGCCAAGGAGCGATATAATTCAAGCGATAACTTTTAATAATAAAGAAAAACTAGTAGCTTTTTGTCAAGCGATACAAAGTTACTCGCCCGTGGATGCACACGCTCTACCAATAGGTGGAGATTTGCCGGGCTACGAGGATAGCATAATCATGGCAGCCGGAACTTTTGTCCAAGGCGCTTCGATAGAACTAAGTGCAGATGCTCCTTTACGGGAACCATATCGAGCTTATTTGCAAGGTGGGCTCACTTATGAGCATGTTTTTTTAGCAGTTAGTTCAGCAGCGCGAGATATTGGTAGAGTATAGTAGCGATGATGTTTTGGGGATATAAAAGCATAGTTATTATTTTGCTTAATATAGGATTATTTTTTTGTATAAATAAAATTTTCCACAAACTAAATAGATGGGTGTATTGTTTGACAATAATTATAGGTTTGGGTATAGGGGTGGCAATTGACTATATATTGTTCCGAAATATTGACAATTTACTGGCTGTATGCCCTTTGTTGGTAATTTGGGGAATTGCCACTTTTTTGTTAGCTAATTATATTTTTAAGCGCTGATGAGAATAGTTTCTTGCATAGTTAATGTATTATTTGGTATCATATATTTAGTAAAGATAAAATTGTAATTAGGGGTGTAAGTTTGATGAAGAAGGATACCGACATGATTGGGTTGAGCGTTTTAAGCGTTCAAGAAGGTTCGGAAATAGGCACAGTTGAGAGATTATTAGTGGATAAAAAATCATTTTCTGTGGTAGCTTTAGCATTAAGTACTGACAAGTGGTATGAGGATTATAGAGTACTTAATTTTAAAGATATTATTGGTATGAGTGAAGAACTGTTGACGATTGAACAAGCAAATATCGCACAAATTTGTACTGCATACCCTGCATTTGAAACATTACTAGCAAATACTGTAGAATTAGTTGATAGTAGAATTGTAAGTAAAACTGGTAAAGTTTTAGGTGAAGTAGTTAGTTATACTCTTGATGACACAGGACGTATTGCTGAAATTGATATGTTAGATACGGCAGATGAATTAACTACTGTAGCTGGGGACAAAATCTTTTCTATAAATAATAATATACTCATCATCAACGATTAAAAAGAGCTAAGAGAAAGGAAGTAAGACTAGTGAAAAGAGTAACAGATTTTTTTGATTTGGCTGTTCTAGAAATAACTAATGCTAGTGAATTTGCTCGAGTTGATAAACTCGTAGTAGATAGAATAGCTTTCAAATTGGTTGGTTTTGCGGTAGAAGATACATGTTGGTATCAAGGGAAAAAATATTTAGCATTTGATAAATTAATTGGGATTCATGAAGATGTTTTAACAGTAAATTCACAAGCTGATGTAGTGCAACTTAAAGAAGAGCAATATAATGAACTTGCAGCTACAGATGTAGAAGTTTTTTTAAGTAGAGTAATAACTCGTAAAGGTAGTTTTATAGGCTATGTTGAGGATTTCTACATTGATGATCAAGGTAATATTATTGCCTATGAAATATCTAAAGAAGACAGCCAAGAATATATGTTGGTGGATAAAAAGCAAGTTTGTTCTTTGGGTAAAGATATTTTAGTTTTAGTGGAAGATTTTGAATTTACGGTACTTACTGTACCAGAAGACGCTGAGCAACAAGAACTTAATTATTCTACGCCGGCAGAAGAACTTGAAGAGGAAAGTTTTGAACCTAACTTACCCTTAGAATTACAGCCAGTTGATGGACATGAAGCGGAAGAACAAATATCTTTACAAGATGCAACTAATGCTATTGATGAAGTTGTTGAAGAAGAGGAAGAAGATGTTGCGCCAGAAGTTCAGTTCACGGCTCCTAAAGCTAAAGAAATAGCTGCTACGGAAGAGCAAGCGCCGGCAGCAAAAATAGAAGATAAGCAAAAACAATTTATTTTAGGCAAAACATCTTCTAAGACAATAGTTACAGATAATGGTGTAGTTATTATAGAAGAAGGCAATATGATAACCGAAGAAACAATTCAAAGAGCAAAGCTTGCTGGCAAATTTATGGAATTGCTCATGAATTTACAACACTAAAATATGCAATGCGGGAAGCGTAAATTTTACGGTTTTGTTGCTTTAATTACACTTGTTACAATTTTTTTTGTAGCAAGTGTTTCTTTTGATATTGGAGAACAGATTGTAGAAAATATAAGAATTCAAAATGTTGCCGTAGGCAAATTAACTAGAACGCAAGCTTTGCAAGAGTTGAAACAGCAAATACGAAAGCCAGTGTTAAAGTTAAGTTATAAAAATAAGAACTATTATATTACACCAGAAGATATTGCCTACGGGTATGATTATCAAGCTAGCATAGAACAAGTTTATCAGGTAGGGCGAATTCCTCAAGAAAATATATACCAACGCTATGTGGATATTTATTACACTAGACAGTATGGGCGAAGTTATCAATTAGTTTGTACATATGATAAAGAATTGTTGCATACTAAAATTCAAGAAATCATAAGAGAAATTCAAATTCAACCGCAAGATGCTAAGCTAATTGGCAGTACCCAACAAAATAATTTGCAAGTAGAACAAATAGGTGTTTTAGTAGAAGCCTACGGCTTATACTATCAGATTTTGGAAGCTTTACACAAAGGGCAAGATTGTGAAATTAGAATTGAAACACTTAATTTTTTGCCAGGGCGATATGCACAAGATTTAGTGAAATTTAAAAAAATGTTAGGGCGACAAAGTTTTTCTAGTGATGAAGCAGACTTAGCTTTGATAGATTGTTTAGATGGAATTGTTTGGAAGAAAAACACTAGTATTTCTTGGCAACAGCAGTTAAATAGAATTGAAAAAAGCACCAACTATAGTATCCCAAAAGGCAACTCGCAGCTGATGCTAGAGGGATTTTATCAACTAAGTCAACAATTACAACTGTTTTCGGAACGAATATCATTAGATGAAGCAGGAAAGCTCATTGTGCAAAAAGGTAATCTAGATTTAATTATTAGAAATAACAGTAACCAAGATATTTATATAAGTTGCTATAAGGAAAGAAATAAAATTTATTTAGAGTTTTGGGGAGAAAATTAATTATTTTTTCCCTAATTTTTTTTCTATTTGGCTAATTACAGTCTTAATAACTTGAATACGCGCAGAGTATTTGCAATTACCAGCAACTATTACCCAAGGGGCCACTTTAGTATTAGTTTGAGCAAACATATCGTTAGCAGCTTCTTGATATAAATCCCATTTTTCGCGATTGCGCCAATCTTCTTCTGTTAACTTCCACTCTTTCTTGGGATCGACTTCACGTTCTTTGAAGCGTTTATACTGTTCGTCTTTATCGATATGTATCCAAAATTTACAAACAATTGCTTCATCATGAACTAACTGTGCCTCCATTTTATTTATTTCGGAGTAAGCTCGCCGCCATTCTTGTTCAGTTGCAAACTTCTCTACTCTTTCAACTAAAACACGCCCATACCAGCTGCGGTCAAAAATAGCAATATGTCCTTTGCGAGGCATACTACGCCAAAAACGAGCTAAATAGTTAACCGATTTTTCGGCAGAGGTGGGGGCGGCTATAGGAATAACATAATAAATTCGAGGATCAAGGGGCATTGTTAAACGTCTAATTGCTCCGCCTTTGCCAGCTGCATCCCAGCCCTCAAAAGCTAAAACAACTGGAATTTGTTTGCGGTATAATTCAAACTGCAAGTCCTTAAGCTGCTCTTGTAATGCTGATAACTTATCTTCATAATCAATCTTAAGCATTCTTGTTTTTAAATCAATATTGGCAAAGCTGTCTTTTTTTTGCGTGAAAGTGTCATTAAGTATTGGTTTATCAAAAAGTAGATGAGGCGTAAAAGTTGTTATATTTAAACGTTCGGAGAGGAGATTAATCAAATAATCAAATGTTTTTAATTTGGCGTAGTTTAAATCATCTGCTTCGACAATAATCCAGGGAGCAACATTAGTGTTAGTTTGACGAATCATATCTTGATAGGCTTCGAAAAAATGATCATAATTTTCAATTTCCATAGCATCATAGTCTGTAATTTCGAAAATATGTTGAATTTTTTTACTTAAGGTGCGGACACGTTTTTTTAGGTGTTTTTCTGAAACATTTAAAAAAAACTTGATGATAGTCGCATTGTCATAGATTAAGCTGTTTTCAAAGTCATTGATATCTGTGTATTTAACGCTAGCTTCATAAACAGGAACATCATTTTTAAAGTTTTCCATAACAGTACGATGATACCAACTACGTTCAAATAAAGCAAATTGTCCTTTAGCGGGGAGATTTAACCAATATTGCCAAAAAAAAGGTCTTAAAAAAGCATCGGATGAACTATTATAGCCAGAGCATAGTTTGAAACCGCGTGGATCAAGAGCTTGTAAGATAGAATTAATAACTTCTCCCTTGCCCGAACCAAACCAACCTTCAATGACGATTATTGTTGGTATTTGCCGTTCTTGTAATTCGCGTTGTAGTTCAGCTAGTTTTTCGTAACGGGCTTTTAGTAATTTAGTAAACTCTTTTTTTTCGACAGAAAGTTCTACATCCAATGACTTTAATAGCATAGTGCACCTTCTTATTTTAATAAATTTCTAGCTAGAGCGAATGAAACTCAACTTGTGCTTCGAGTTGGGATAAGTCTAAAATAGCAAAACTCTTATAACTACCATTACGGGGCCGACTAATGCTACCAGGATTTAAAAATAAGATATTGGCTTCTTTATGTACATAGGGTGTGTGCGTGTGCCCGAAAATTACAATATTGGCGTCAACGAGTTGGGCTTGCTCCAATAATAATTCAATATTTTGATTATTGTCAAGATAACGATGTCCATGTGTTAACCAAATATTATAGCCGGATAACTCTAAAAACAAATCAGGTTTATAAGCTTGGCGGTTATAATCACTATTACCATAAACTGCATAGACTGGCAGGGCTGTTTCGTGTCGAATAAAATCAGCATCTTGAGCAAAGTCGCCGGCGTGTAAATAGCCTTGAACTGGTATTTGCAAATCTAATAACTGGTGCAGATTTTGCATTTCTCCATGGGAATCACTTAGAACTAGATAACGCATAATAACTCTCCAAATCTTTGACAAGTCTTTGCAAAGCGCGTGCACGATGACTAATAGAGTTTTTTTCAGAAGCGCTAGCTGTAGCTAAACTTTTATTTAAGTCTAGTGAATAAAAAATTGGATCATAACCAAAGCCATTTGTGCCCTGAGGCTCAGTTAGCAAATTACCTTTGCATTCCCCTTGGGCAGTAAATAATAATTCCCCTTGGGCGTTAACTAGTGCTAATGCACAGATAAATTGACAAGCCCGATTATCTACATCTTGCATATTAGCTAGCAGTAATTTAATATTATCTAAATCTGAGGCTTTAGGGCCGGCATAACGGGCAGAATAAACGCCAGGGGCACCAGCTAAAGCCTCGACGGCAATACCAGAATCATCCGCCAAACATGGTTTATGATAGTGTTTAGCATAATACTGTGCTTTTAATGTAGCATTAGCGAGAAAAGTATTGCCAGTTTCTTCAGGTTCAACAACCGCAGGCAATTCTTGGAGCGAAATAATTTTACAGGGGAAATTTATAAACAACTCCTGAAATTCGAGCACTTTCCCAGAGTTTTTGGAAGCAATAATAATTTCTTGCATTATACACCTCGTTCATTGGTTAATTTGTTAACTTATATGAGTATTATAGAAAAAATATATTGCGATTACAAGGGAAATCTCAGGAAAACTCTTAACTTGTTGAATTGAATTGTGTATACTGATAAGCAGAGAGAAGTTATAAGTGAGGTACAAAATGCTACAAAGTATGATTCATCGTGTATTAGCAGAATATGGTGTGCAAAAGCAAAATATCGTTGAAGTAGGCACATGGGTAATAATTATCGGTAGTTTAGTACTAAGTGTGATTTTATATAATATTTTCCGCCAATTATTAAAAAGATTAGCCTTGCGAATAAGTTTGGCTAATAGAAAATATTCTTGGTTAAAAGTTTTTGTGGAAAAAAGGGTTTTTGATTGGCTAGCACATATTTTGCCAGTTTATATATTATTTGTTTTAGGTGAAATTTTTGCTAAATATGAAGATAAGATTTTTTTGTTAGGTAAGGTATATTTTAGTGTAATGGTAGCAGTTATTACGGCTAGAGTTCTAGATGCTTTAGCGGCTTTATATAATAAGGCGCATGAAGGGCAGGCGAATATTCGCCCGATTAACAGTTATGTAGACTTGTTAAAAATTATTGTGTATTCTTTTTCGGGCTTATTAATTATTGCAATTTTGTTCAAGCAATCTTTACTAACAATATTAAGTGGTATTGGAGCCTTAACAGCAGTGTTTCTCTTGGTGTTTAGAGATACCTTACTAGGATTAGTTGCTAGTGTGCAAATTTCAACTTATAATTTGGTGCAAATTGGTGACTGGATAGAATTACAAAAATATGGAATTGATGGTAAGGTAGAGGATATTAACTTAAACACTATGAAAATCAGAAACTTTGATAATAGCGTATCTGTACTACCAACGCATATGGTGATTTCAGAATCTTTCCGAAACTGGCGCGGTATGGAAGAATCAGGCGGGCGACGAATTAAACGGCATGTGCTAATAGATGTAGATAGTATTAAGACTATTCATGATTTTGATTGGAATTTAATTGTAAAAAATTCTGCGTCTGTTTTGCAAGAACAAGATCGCCGCCTCACTAACGTCGGAATTTTACAAGCTTATTTACAACGTTATTTACAAGCACATCCGCAAGTGAGCAATAACCTAAATATTGTGGTTAGACAGCTACAACCAAACGATTTTGGTTTGCCCATTGAAATCTATTGTTACAGCCTAGAGAAAGATTTATTACCTTACGAAGCAATTCAATCGGAGATAATGGAAGAGATATTTACCATTTTACCAATTTTAAATTTACGTATGTACCAACGTCCCTCTACTTATGGGCAACGTCAATTAGCAACGAATGAATATCACAACTTGCTTCAAGAAGATTTTTTAAACTTAAAACGTCCCTAACTTGCTATTTACAAAATAGCTTTAATATGTTAAACTATCTTAGTGATTACCGCTACATGGTTTATCGTAACTCCGACGATTTACTCTGTATTGGTGGACAATTAATTGTAAAAGGAGGTTGCTAACATGTTAACAAATACTGAAAAACAAGAATTAATTCTTGCTTATCGTGTGAACGAGTTCGATACTGGTTCTCCAGAAGTTCAAATTGCTATTTTAACTGCAAAGATTAAATATCTTACTGAGCATTTGAAAGAGCATAAAAAAGATCATCATTCACGTCGTGGCTTATTAAAAATGGTAGGACAACGTAGAGGCCTACTTAATTATGTAGCTGGCAAAGATATTGAACGTTACCGTAACTTGATTGCAAGATTAGGTATCCGTAAATAAAATAAGAATTATTAAAAAGCGGGCGATTGCCCCGCTTTTTCTATATATATTCGCTTTTTTTGTGAAAAAAAAGTAGCCTTAGCATGAAATTAATAATGCCAAGGAAGCCTAAATTGTGATATAGTATAGTGTGAGAAAAAATATAGGGGGAAAATATATGAGTAATGTATTTACTAAACAGTTTCATGGGAAAACTGTTGTAATTGAGTCTGGAAAATTAGCAAAACAAGCTAATGGCTCAGTAATGGTTAGATGTGGAGAAACAGCGGTATTGGTAGCAGTAACAGGTTCAACACAACCACGAGATGGCGTGGATTTTTTTCCGTTAACAGTAGATTTTGAAGAAAAAATGTATGCCGTTGGTAAAATACCAGGTGGCTTTATAAAAAGAGAAGGTCGTCCAAGTGAAGCAGCAATTTTAACTAGCCGCTTAATTGATCGTCCAATTCGTCCGATGTTTCCAGATGGTTATAGAAATGATGTTCAAATCGTTGCTACAGCAATGTCCGTAGAGCAAGATTTCCAACCAGATACTTTGGCAATGCTAGGTGCTTCTTGTGCGCTTTGTATTTCAGATATTCCTTTTAATGGTCCAATTGCTGGGGTGCGTGTAGGCTTAATTGAGGGTAAATATATCATTAATCCAACTGTAAGTGAGCAAGAGGTAAGTGAATTAAATTTAGTGGTAGCAGGTACAAGCGAAGCAATTTTAATGGTAGAAGCAGGCGCTAAAGAAATTAGCGAAGCAGTAATGTTAGAGGCGATTTTATTTGGTCATGAAGCTATTAAAGAATTAGTAGCTTTCCAAGTAGAAATAGCTGCGCAAATTGGTAAGGCAAAACGCGAATTAGTAGTTTATGCTCCACCAGAAGCAATTTTAAATGAAATTACCGAATTTGCTTTAGAAAAAGTGCAAAACGTTTTGCAGATTCATGAAAAATTAGAACGTGAAGAAGCTTTAGAAGCTTTACGTGCTGAAGTAAATCAACTATTTATCGAAAAATATCCAGATAACAAAAAAGACATTAGCTATGTTTTCCAAAAATTAGTTAAGAAAACAGTCCGTAAAATGATAACTGTGGATAAAATTCGTCCTGATGGTCGTGCGGTGGATGAAATTCGCCCGATTTCTTGTGAAGTAGGTATTTTAGCTAGAGCACATGGTTCAGGTCTATTTACGCGTGGGCAAACACAAGTACTTACTGTAACCACTTTAGGGCCTTTGGGCGATGGACAAATTTTAGATGGATTAGGCTTAGAAGATTCTAAACGCTATATGCATCATTATAATTTTCCACCTTATAGTGTAGGCGAAGCTCGACCTTTACGTTCCCCAGGTAGACGGGAAATTGGTCATGGCGCTTTAGCAGAACGGGCTTTAGTACCAGTAATTCCAACTGAAGCTGAATTTCCTTACGCTTTGCGGTTAGTATCGGAAGTATTAGAGTCTAACGGTTCATCTTCTATGGGTAGTGTGTGCGGTAGCACGTTGTCTTTAATGCAAGCTGGTGTGCCGATTAAAGCGCCAGTATCTGGTGTGGCTATGGGACTTGTAAAAGATGGTGAATATTTCACGATTTTAACAGATATTCAAGGGATGGAAGATGCTTTAGGTGATATGGACTTTAAAGTTGCGGGAACTGCAAAAGGTATTACCGCAATTCAAATGGATATAAAAATAGATGGTATTAATAAAGAAATTTTTGAGCAAGCATTAGAACAAGCTAAACGTGGTAGGGCTTTTATTTTAGATAAGATGATGCAAGCGATTAATACGCCAAATGAAGAGTTATCTAAATATGCACCAAGAATTATTACTTTGCAAATTAAACCTGATAAAATCCGCGATGTTATTGGGCCTGGCGGCAAAGTAATTAAAAGCATTATCGATCAAACTGGTGTAAAAATTGACATTGAAGATGATGGTAAGGTCTTTATTGCAGCGGTTGATGAAACAGCAGCGCAAAAAGCCATAAAAATTATTGAACAACTTACAGCTGAAGTCGAAGTTGGCAAAGCTTATTTGGGTAAAGTAACACGCCTGATGCAATTTGGCGCATTTGTAGAAATTTTACCAGGTAAAGAAGGTCTTGTACATATTTCACAATTAGCTTTAGAGCGGGTTAATAAAGTGGAAGATGTTGTTTCAGTAGGCGATGAAATTATCGTAAAAGTTACTGAAGTAGATAGACAAGGCCGAGTTAACTTATCTAGAAAAGAAATTTTACAAGAAAAAGCCTAATGTTGATGCGGGTACGTGGTTTTGAAGTTGTAAGCAGTTTTGTGGGCCAGGACATTGTGATGCCTGCTCGCAAAACTCAATATTCAGCAGGCTATGACATTAGTGCTTTAGGTGATTATGTGATTGAGCCAAAAGCATGTGTTAAAATTGCAACTGGTCTTAAAGTCTGTATGTTGCCAGATGAATTTTTGGGTTTGCATATTCGCTCTAGTTTAGCAATTAAACAGGAATTAATGCTAGTAAATAGTCAAGGAATTATTGATTGTGATTACTATAATAATCCTGATAATGAAGGCCATATTATTATTGTTTTAAGGAATCTTGGTCAACACCAAGTAGTTATTCGTAATGGTGAACGGATTGCGCAAGGGATTTTTTATAAATATCTTTGTGTAGATAACGAAGTTGCTCCACAGGCAGTACGCAGTGGTGGCACAGGCAGTACGGGTAAGTAATAGAATGCAAGGCAGCGAAGCCTTGCATTTTTCTATCTAAAATACTTGCCGGGGTTAGAACTAGGGGGAAAATATGAATTTAACTAGCAATAAAGAAAATAAACAAAAATATTTTGGCAAAAAAATATTTTTGATATATTTAGCATTAGTGGGGACTTTTGCCCCTATTTCAACGGATATATATTTACCCTCATTAGGGAAAATGGTAACATATTTCAATCAGCCAATTAGCACGGTTAATTTGACCTTGAGTATGTTTTTTGTTTTTTACAGTATTGGTATTTTACTATGGGGTCCATTAAGTGACAAGTTTGGGCGCAAAAAGATCTTGCTTACAGGACTTGTCAGCTATACGCTAGCTAGCCTAGTCTGTATTTTTTCAGAAAATATTTGGCAGTTAATTGGCGGGCGGATTTTTCAAGCGCTGGGCGGGGCGGCCTCAGTAGCGGTGGTTAGTGCCATAATTAAAGATGTGTACTTAGCTAAAGAACGTGAAACTGCTTTAGCTACTGTGCAGTCGATTGCTGTATTAGCGCCCATGGTAGCACCACTTTTGGGCGCGGCGATTTTAAATTTTTTCCCAGAGTGGCAGGTGGTATTTATAGTTTTGGCCGCGGCAGGCTTGATTGCCACCATCAGCACTTTGTTTTTCACGGAAACACATGGCGGTAATAGTGAGTTTACAATTGCTAGTGCCCTATGGGATATTAAAGTAGCTTTAAGCAAATTTAAGCTTGCGGCCTTACTTTTAATTTTCTCTTTACCACTTATTCCTTTTTTAAGTTATATTGTAAGCGCATCTTATATTTATATGATGTTTTTTAATTTAAGTGCGACACAATTTAGTTTGTTTTTTGCGGCTAATGCAGCAATAACTATTGTCTCACCCATTATCTATATTAAAGTGCTCAGAAAATATTTTCAAATTAGAAATTTAGTTGCGGCCTGTTTTGCTACGATGATTATTTCTGGGTTGTGTATGTATTTCTGGGGTAGTAATAATGAATGGTTATTTCTCGCAACAATCATTCCGAACACTTTAGCAGGATCGGTATTGCGCCCCCCTGGAGCAAATATTATGCTCGGAAAACATGAA from Succinispira mobilis DSM 6222 includes:
- the rpsO gene encoding 30S ribosomal protein S15, translated to MLTNTEKQELILAYRVNEFDTGSPEVQIAILTAKIKYLTEHLKEHKKDHHSRRGLLKMVGQRRGLLNYVAGKDIERYRNLIARLGIRK
- a CDS encoding XTP/dITP diphosphatase — protein: MQEIIIASKNSGKVLEFQELFINFPCKIISLQELPAVVEPEETGNTFLANATLKAQYYAKHYHKPCLADDSGIAVEALAGAPGVYSARYAGPKASDLDNIKLLLANMQDVDNRACQFICALALVNAQGELLFTAQGECKGNLLTEPQGTNGFGYDPIFYSLDLNKSLATASASEKNSISHRARALQRLVKDLESYYALSSSK
- a CDS encoding metallophosphoesterase family protein; translated protein: MRYLVLSDSHGEMQNLHQLLDLQIPVQGYLHAGDFAQDADFIRHETALPVYAVYGNSDYNRQAYKPDLFLELSGYNIWLTHGHRYLDNNQNIELLLEQAQLVDANIVIFGHTHTPYVHKEANILFLNPGSISRPRNGSYKSFAILDLSQLEAQVEFHSL
- a CDS encoding PRC-barrel domain-containing protein; amino-acid sequence: MKKDTDMIGLSVLSVQEGSEIGTVERLLVDKKSFSVVALALSTDKWYEDYRVLNFKDIIGMSEELLTIEQANIAQICTAYPAFETLLANTVELVDSRIVSKTGKVLGEVVSYTLDDTGRIAEIDMLDTADELTTVAGDKIFSINNNILIIND
- a CDS encoding mechanosensitive ion channel family protein, translated to MLQSMIHRVLAEYGVQKQNIVEVGTWVIIIGSLVLSVILYNIFRQLLKRLALRISLANRKYSWLKVFVEKRVFDWLAHILPVYILFVLGEIFAKYEDKIFLLGKVYFSVMVAVITARVLDALAALYNKAHEGQANIRPINSYVDLLKIIVYSFSGLLIIAILFKQSLLTILSGIGALTAVFLLVFRDTLLGLVASVQISTYNLVQIGDWIELQKYGIDGKVEDINLNTMKIRNFDNSVSVLPTHMVISESFRNWRGMEESGGRRIKRHVLIDVDSIKTIHDFDWNLIVKNSASVLQEQDRRLTNVGILQAYLQRYLQAHPQVSNNLNIVVRQLQPNDFGLPIEIYCYSLEKDLLPYEAIQSEIMEEIFTILPILNLRMYQRPSTYGQRQLATNEYHNLLQEDFLNLKRP
- a CDS encoding peptidoglycan binding domain-containing protein → MQCGKRKFYGFVALITLVTIFFVASVSFDIGEQIVENIRIQNVAVGKLTRTQALQELKQQIRKPVLKLSYKNKNYYITPEDIAYGYDYQASIEQVYQVGRIPQENIYQRYVDIYYTRQYGRSYQLVCTYDKELLHTKIQEIIREIQIQPQDAKLIGSTQQNNLQVEQIGVLVEAYGLYYQILEALHKGQDCEIRIETLNFLPGRYAQDLVKFKKMLGRQSFSSDEADLALIDCLDGIVWKKNTSISWQQQLNRIEKSTNYSIPKGNSQLMLEGFYQLSQQLQLFSERISLDEAGKLIVQKGNLDLIIRNNSNQDIYISCYKERNKIYLEFWGEN
- the pap gene encoding polyphosphate:AMP phosphotransferase, with amino-acid sequence MLLKSLDVELSVEKKEFTKLLKARYEKLAELQRELQERQIPTIIVIEGWFGSGKGEVINSILQALDPRGFKLCSGYNSSSDAFLRPFFWQYWLNLPAKGQFALFERSWYHRTVMENFKNDVPVYEASVKYTDINDFENSLIYDNATIIKFFLNVSEKHLKKRVRTLSKKIQHIFEITDYDAMEIENYDHFFEAYQDMIRQTNTNVAPWIIVEADDLNYAKLKTFDYLINLLSERLNITTFTPHLLFDKPILNDTFTQKKDSFANIDLKTRMLKIDYEDKLSALQEQLKDLQFELYRKQIPVVLAFEGWDAAGKGGAIRRLTMPLDPRIYYVIPIAAPTSAEKSVNYLARFWRSMPRKGHIAIFDRSWYGRVLVERVEKFATEQEWRRAYSEINKMEAQLVHDEAIVCKFWIHIDKDEQYKRFKEREVDPKKEWKLTEEDWRNREKWDLYQEAANDMFAQTNTKVAPWVIVAGNCKYSARIQVIKTVISQIEKKLGKK
- a CDS encoding aminotransferase class I/II-fold pyridoxal phosphate-dependent enzyme; its protein translation is METIIKNAQVQVGKYAATLEDISMFNTAKVLAAFKKYKVADYYFKATTGYAYSDAGRENLDLIYAEIFGAEAALVRTQFVSGTHALAVALLGVLQAGDELISATGTPYDTMQTVIGYKKDIPGSLVSLGITYKQVEMHDTGVDLEALGKAITPKTKLILIQRSRGYSARPSLTVAKIEEICTFVKTINPEIICFVDNCYGEFTEKLEPTQVGADLIAGSLIKNAGGGLAPTGGYIIGKSKLVELASYRLTAPGLGAEMGASLGDSTRLLYQGLFLAPHVVMQAIKGAVFAAEVFLNLGYEVYPLPEEPRSDIIQAITFNNKEKLVAFCQAIQSYSPVDAHALPIGGDLPGYEDSIIMAAGTFVQGASIELSADAPLREPYRAYLQGGLTYEHVFLAVSSAARDIGRV
- a CDS encoding PRC-barrel domain-containing protein codes for the protein MKRVTDFFDLAVLEITNASEFARVDKLVVDRIAFKLVGFAVEDTCWYQGKKYLAFDKLIGIHEDVLTVNSQADVVQLKEEQYNELAATDVEVFLSRVITRKGSFIGYVEDFYIDDQGNIIAYEISKEDSQEYMLVDKKQVCSLGKDILVLVEDFEFTVLTVPEDAEQQELNYSTPAEELEEESFEPNLPLELQPVDGHEAEEQISLQDATNAIDEVVEEEEEDVAPEVQFTAPKAKEIAATEEQAPAAKIEDKQKQFILGKTSSKTIVTDNGVVIIEEGNMITEETIQRAKLAGKFMELLMNLQH